In a single window of the Elaeis guineensis isolate ETL-2024a chromosome 8, EG11, whole genome shotgun sequence genome:
- the LOC105049757 gene encoding transcription factor BC1 isoform X3, producing the protein MTPHLFLLCLLSYFLPYARMAAFSYQHHHPLLQDSPFLPNSPIKLPLPQLQVGEVTNVSPGFLYCNPPEAITEASANEARTFESSSSLNSATIPPSAEAQMDYSSSVLVGGEGAAKPQGSMETKRKNRDGTSLSSFQSKDTKESKSRKHKSTEGKKPKAEEVKEREPCDEAPPGYIHVRARRGQATDSHSLAERVRREKISQRMKLLQGLVPGCDKIIGKALILDEIINYFLSMKLASLSTTMYDFGVDLNGHMDHQQRIGSVSRDSLPVPSVPRRNHIRPIAFEEDIIKDYPMMDPSPFSLHRQGPQAASQDNSSFLMQVGEQRQGFLNPMMFNSMCSFQ; encoded by the exons ATGACTCCTCACCTTTTCCTTCTCTGCCTCTTAAGTTATTTTTTGCCCTACGCAAGGATGGCAGCTTTCTCATATCAACACCACCATCCTCTCCTCCAAGATTCTCCTTTCCTTCCAAATAGTCCCATCAAATTGCCTCTTCCCCAACTCCAGGTTGGAGAGGTGACCAATGTGTCCCCTGGCTTCCTCTATTGTAACCCACCTGAAGCCATCACAGAGGCCTCAGCAAATGAAGCCAGGACCTTCGAGAGCAGCAGCTCTCTAAACAGTGCTACAATACCTCCCTCGGCTGAGGCCCAGATGGACTACTCTTCTTCAGTGTTGGTTGGTGGTGAAGGGGCCGCAAAACCACAAGGCTCGATGGAGACGAAGAGAAAGAACAGAGATGGCACTAGCTTGAGCTCTTTTCAGTCAAAG GATACGAAGGAAAGCAAGAGCAGGAAGCACAAGTCCACAGAAGGAAAGAAGCCCAAAGCCGAAGAGGTGAAAGAGAGAGAACCGTGTGATGAGGCTCCACCAGGTTACATTCATGTCAGAGCAAGGAGGGGTCAGGCAACAGACAGTCACAGCCTTGCAGAAAGG GTGAGAAGAGAGAAGATAAGTCAGAGGATGAAGCTGCTGCAAGGTCTGGTCCCTGGTTGCGACAAG ATCATCGGAAAGGCCCTCATATTAGATGAGATCATCAACTAT TTCCTCTCCATGAAGCTTGCTTCTTTGAGCACCACAATGTATGACTTTGGTGTGGATCTTAATGGACACATGGATCACCAACAG CGAATAGGGAGCGTGTCACGAGACTCGCTGCCGGTGCCATCTGTACCTCGAAGAAATCACATTCGACCGATAGCTTTTGAAGAGGACATCATCAAGGACTACCCCATGATGGACCCATCACCTTTTTCACTGCATCGGCAAGGGCCGCAGGCTGCCTCCCAG GACAACAGTAGTTTTCTTATGCAAGTGGGCGAGCAAAGACAAGGGTTTCTCAATCCAATGATGTTCAATAGCATGTGCTCTTTccagtag
- the LOC105049757 gene encoding transcription factor BC1 isoform X2: MTPHLFLLCLLSYFLPYARMAAFSYQHHHPLLQDSPFLPNSPIKLPLPQLQVGEVTNVSPGFLYCNPPEAITEASANEARTFESSSSLNSATIPPSAEAQMDYSSSVLVGGEGAAKPQGSMETKRKNRDGTSLSSFQSKDTKESKSRKHKSTEGKKPKAEEVKEREPCDEAPPGYIHVRARRGQATDSHSLAERVRREKISQRMKLLQGLVPGCDKIIGKALILDEIINYVQSLQKQFLSMKLASLSTTMYDFGVDLNGHMDHQQRIGSVSRDSLPVPSVPRRNHIRPIAFEEDIIKDYPMMDPSPFSLHRQGPQAASQDNSSFLMQVGEQRQGFLNPMMFNSMCSFQ; encoded by the exons ATGACTCCTCACCTTTTCCTTCTCTGCCTCTTAAGTTATTTTTTGCCCTACGCAAGGATGGCAGCTTTCTCATATCAACACCACCATCCTCTCCTCCAAGATTCTCCTTTCCTTCCAAATAGTCCCATCAAATTGCCTCTTCCCCAACTCCAGGTTGGAGAGGTGACCAATGTGTCCCCTGGCTTCCTCTATTGTAACCCACCTGAAGCCATCACAGAGGCCTCAGCAAATGAAGCCAGGACCTTCGAGAGCAGCAGCTCTCTAAACAGTGCTACAATACCTCCCTCGGCTGAGGCCCAGATGGACTACTCTTCTTCAGTGTTGGTTGGTGGTGAAGGGGCCGCAAAACCACAAGGCTCGATGGAGACGAAGAGAAAGAACAGAGATGGCACTAGCTTGAGCTCTTTTCAGTCAAAG GATACGAAGGAAAGCAAGAGCAGGAAGCACAAGTCCACAGAAGGAAAGAAGCCCAAAGCCGAAGAGGTGAAAGAGAGAGAACCGTGTGATGAGGCTCCACCAGGTTACATTCATGTCAGAGCAAGGAGGGGTCAGGCAACAGACAGTCACAGCCTTGCAGAAAGG GTGAGAAGAGAGAAGATAAGTCAGAGGATGAAGCTGCTGCAAGGTCTGGTCCCTGGTTGCGACAAG ATCATCGGAAAGGCCCTCATATTAGATGAGATCATCAACTATGTACAGTCCTTACAGAAACAA TTCCTCTCCATGAAGCTTGCTTCTTTGAGCACCACAATGTATGACTTTGGTGTGGATCTTAATGGACACATGGATCACCAACAG CGAATAGGGAGCGTGTCACGAGACTCGCTGCCGGTGCCATCTGTACCTCGAAGAAATCACATTCGACCGATAGCTTTTGAAGAGGACATCATCAAGGACTACCCCATGATGGACCCATCACCTTTTTCACTGCATCGGCAAGGGCCGCAGGCTGCCTCCCAG GACAACAGTAGTTTTCTTATGCAAGTGGGCGAGCAAAGACAAGGGTTTCTCAATCCAATGATGTTCAATAGCATGTGCTCTTTccagtag
- the LOC105049757 gene encoding transcription factor BC1 isoform X1, which translates to MTPHLFLLCLLSYFLPYARMAAFSYQHHHPLLQDSPFLPNSPIKLPLPQLQVGEVTNVSPGFLYCNPPEAITEASANEARTFESSSSLNSATIPPSAEAQMDYSSSVLVGGEGAAKPQGSMETKRKNRDGTSLSSFQSKDTKESKSRKHKSTEGKKPKAEEVKEREPCDEAPPGYIHVRARRGQATDSHSLAERVRREKISQRMKLLQGLVPGCDKIIGKALILDEIINYVQSLQKQVEFLSMKLASLSTTMYDFGVDLNGHMDHQQRIGSVSRDSLPVPSVPRRNHIRPIAFEEDIIKDYPMMDPSPFSLHRQGPQAASQDNSSFLMQVGEQRQGFLNPMMFNSMCSFQ; encoded by the exons ATGACTCCTCACCTTTTCCTTCTCTGCCTCTTAAGTTATTTTTTGCCCTACGCAAGGATGGCAGCTTTCTCATATCAACACCACCATCCTCTCCTCCAAGATTCTCCTTTCCTTCCAAATAGTCCCATCAAATTGCCTCTTCCCCAACTCCAGGTTGGAGAGGTGACCAATGTGTCCCCTGGCTTCCTCTATTGTAACCCACCTGAAGCCATCACAGAGGCCTCAGCAAATGAAGCCAGGACCTTCGAGAGCAGCAGCTCTCTAAACAGTGCTACAATACCTCCCTCGGCTGAGGCCCAGATGGACTACTCTTCTTCAGTGTTGGTTGGTGGTGAAGGGGCCGCAAAACCACAAGGCTCGATGGAGACGAAGAGAAAGAACAGAGATGGCACTAGCTTGAGCTCTTTTCAGTCAAAG GATACGAAGGAAAGCAAGAGCAGGAAGCACAAGTCCACAGAAGGAAAGAAGCCCAAAGCCGAAGAGGTGAAAGAGAGAGAACCGTGTGATGAGGCTCCACCAGGTTACATTCATGTCAGAGCAAGGAGGGGTCAGGCAACAGACAGTCACAGCCTTGCAGAAAGG GTGAGAAGAGAGAAGATAAGTCAGAGGATGAAGCTGCTGCAAGGTCTGGTCCCTGGTTGCGACAAG ATCATCGGAAAGGCCCTCATATTAGATGAGATCATCAACTATGTACAGTCCTTACAGAAACAAGTTGAG TTCCTCTCCATGAAGCTTGCTTCTTTGAGCACCACAATGTATGACTTTGGTGTGGATCTTAATGGACACATGGATCACCAACAG CGAATAGGGAGCGTGTCACGAGACTCGCTGCCGGTGCCATCTGTACCTCGAAGAAATCACATTCGACCGATAGCTTTTGAAGAGGACATCATCAAGGACTACCCCATGATGGACCCATCACCTTTTTCACTGCATCGGCAAGGGCCGCAGGCTGCCTCCCAG GACAACAGTAGTTTTCTTATGCAAGTGGGCGAGCAAAGACAAGGGTTTCTCAATCCAATGATGTTCAATAGCATGTGCTCTTTccagtag